In Burkholderia contaminans, the following proteins share a genomic window:
- a CDS encoding glutathione binding-like protein — translation MSDLSAFPITQKWPAQHPDRLQLYSLPTPNGVKVSIMLEETGLPYEPHLVRFDTNDQFSPEFLSLNPNNKIPAIIDPNGPDGKPLPLFESGAILIYLADKTGQLIPKDLAGRYETIQWVMFQMGGIGPMFGQVGFFHKFAGRDYEDKRPRDRYVDESKRLLGVLDAHLANRQWVMGDTYTIADIAIFPWVRNLVGFYEAGDLVGFSEFRNVKRVLDAFVARPAVERGLNIPARG, via the coding sequence ATGTCCGACCTGTCCGCCTTCCCGATCACGCAAAAGTGGCCGGCCCAGCATCCCGACCGTCTCCAGCTCTACTCGCTGCCGACGCCGAACGGCGTCAAGGTGTCGATCATGCTCGAGGAAACCGGCCTGCCGTACGAGCCGCACCTCGTGCGTTTCGACACGAACGATCAGTTTTCGCCCGAATTCCTGTCGCTGAACCCGAACAACAAGATCCCGGCGATCATCGATCCGAACGGCCCGGACGGCAAGCCGCTGCCGCTGTTCGAATCGGGCGCGATCCTGATCTATCTCGCGGACAAGACGGGCCAGTTGATCCCGAAGGATCTCGCGGGCCGCTACGAGACGATCCAGTGGGTGATGTTCCAGATGGGCGGCATCGGGCCGATGTTCGGCCAGGTCGGCTTCTTCCACAAGTTCGCCGGCCGCGACTACGAGGACAAGCGCCCGCGCGACCGCTACGTCGACGAGTCGAAGCGCCTGCTCGGCGTGCTCGACGCGCATCTCGCGAATCGGCAATGGGTGATGGGCGATACGTACACGATCGCCGATATCGCGATTTTCCCGTGGGTGCGGAACCTCGTCGGGTTCTATGAAGCGGGCGACCTCGTGGGCTTCAGCGAATTCCGGAACGTCAAGCGGGTGCTCGACGCGTTCGTTGCGCGGCCGGCTGTGGAGCGTGGGCTCAATATTCCGGCGCGGGGCTGA
- a CDS encoding HEPN domain-containing protein — protein sequence MANSRKQKPQTSGVFTTPDAQKVFGDLYLKGRRTTLRLHLKRELPAFPASTTITGELGDLRKVSCLDCVIGSSGSEYKGNAGRYHYAEILPHFVTIGDRHFAPGEPSIRAVHFTTPDLPSIFYDFGTFGHIFASKSAIESFAKECEPNHKIEFGESPEVFYFSGKYEVVAVETPIGRFRVSHQPTFSIGNSFSEYIKNHMIVSLEYSQPVIFDECIDRMMSIHRFLSVIAGRKQAIESVRMDLVNESTSTHSTLDLHWAFAPKKTKNEDNKPQPADVPLDAVRRPEEFKTVLVNWLSRDPEWRAARIRYAGCTGKGNSYSIDRLVAAANMFDILPPNAVPATSNLSPEVTKAQKECREIFKKLAPGVERDSILGALGRLNKPSLTKKVLHRVAIVSDEFGNRFPDLDLVAKTAVKFRNFFVHGGSDGFDYAKLEPLMPFLTDALEFIFATSDLICAGWNAVAWGDKHYGFGHSFTRFRWSYRTNADLLKEVLS from the coding sequence ATGGCCAACTCCAGAAAACAGAAGCCGCAAACGTCTGGTGTATTCACAACGCCAGATGCGCAAAAGGTGTTTGGCGACCTGTATCTCAAGGGACGTCGCACGACATTACGCCTTCACCTCAAACGAGAACTGCCGGCGTTTCCCGCGTCGACCACGATAACTGGCGAGCTAGGTGACCTGCGGAAAGTTAGCTGTCTAGACTGCGTCATCGGATCGTCGGGCAGTGAATATAAGGGTAACGCGGGCCGATATCACTACGCTGAGATTCTTCCACACTTTGTCACCATCGGTGATCGGCACTTTGCGCCAGGCGAGCCGTCCATCCGGGCAGTTCATTTCACGACACCTGACCTCCCTTCGATTTTTTACGACTTCGGAACGTTCGGCCATATCTTTGCATCAAAATCGGCCATTGAATCCTTTGCGAAGGAATGCGAGCCAAATCATAAAATTGAGTTTGGCGAATCACCGGAAGTTTTCTATTTTTCTGGGAAATATGAGGTTGTCGCAGTAGAGACGCCGATTGGTCGATTCCGTGTATCTCATCAGCCAACTTTCAGCATCGGCAACTCGTTTAGCGAATACATAAAGAACCACATGATTGTGAGCCTAGAGTACTCGCAACCAGTTATCTTCGACGAATGTATCGATCGAATGATGTCGATTCACAGATTCCTAAGTGTTATCGCGGGTCGTAAGCAAGCGATTGAATCCGTTCGCATGGATTTAGTCAACGAGTCAACCAGCACACACTCGACACTTGATTTACATTGGGCGTTCGCACCAAAAAAAACGAAAAATGAAGACAACAAGCCTCAGCCGGCGGATGTTCCGCTCGACGCGGTTCGCCGACCGGAGGAGTTCAAAACAGTCCTCGTGAATTGGTTAAGTCGAGATCCGGAATGGAGAGCGGCACGAATCCGATATGCAGGATGCACAGGGAAAGGGAACTCTTACAGCATTGACCGCCTTGTTGCCGCCGCAAATATGTTCGACATTTTGCCTCCGAATGCTGTGCCCGCAACCTCTAATCTTTCGCCGGAGGTAACCAAGGCACAGAAAGAGTGTCGCGAAATCTTCAAAAAATTGGCACCTGGAGTGGAGCGAGACAGTATTCTCGGGGCGCTAGGGCGGTTGAACAAGCCATCTCTAACGAAGAAAGTGCTTCATCGCGTCGCTATCGTGAGTGACGAATTTGGAAATCGATTTCCGGATCTTGATTTGGTAGCCAAGACCGCAGTCAAGTTTCGCAATTTCTTTGTGCACGGAGGCTCAGATGGATTCGACTATGCGAAGTTGGAGCCATTGATGCCATTCCTCACAGACGCACTGGAATTCATCTTCGCGACCTCTGATTTGATATGCGCGGGGTGGAATGCGGTAGCTTGGGGCGACAAACACTACGGATTCGGGCATAGCTTCACAAGGTTCCGCTGGAGCTATCGAACGAATGCTGATCTTTTGAAAGAGGTGTTGTCCTGA